In a genomic window of Octadecabacter temperatus:
- a CDS encoding helix-turn-helix transcriptional regulator, with protein MRRADRLFQIVQYLRGGRLLTAQMLAERLEVTKRTVYRDVADLVGSGVPIEGEAGVGYVMRAGYDLPPLMFNSEEIVALVAGARMIRAWGGASMAAAAEEALVKIEAVLPDEARAKAAAVPVHAFTMHNMTDEIRARIDRIEAAADGRIRLELDYADQHGATSLRIIRPLGLWFWGKVWTVVGWCELRDDFRMFRLDRIKGMQEIGPFKVEKGRSLRDFYATVDRGAPR; from the coding sequence ATGAGACGAGCCGACCGCCTTTTCCAGATTGTTCAATATCTGCGGGGCGGTCGGCTGCTTACGGCCCAGATGTTGGCCGAACGGCTCGAGGTCACAAAGCGGACCGTTTACCGCGACGTGGCGGATCTGGTCGGCTCTGGTGTGCCTATCGAGGGCGAGGCTGGCGTCGGGTATGTGATGAGGGCGGGGTACGACCTGCCGCCGCTTATGTTCAATTCAGAAGAAATAGTCGCACTTGTCGCCGGAGCGCGAATGATCCGTGCCTGGGGTGGTGCATCCATGGCGGCGGCAGCCGAAGAAGCGCTGGTCAAGATCGAGGCGGTGTTGCCCGATGAAGCCCGCGCGAAGGCTGCGGCGGTGCCTGTTCACGCGTTTACAATGCACAATATGACGGATGAAATTCGTGCGCGAATAGACCGGATTGAAGCGGCGGCGGACGGGCGTATTCGGTTAGAGCTGGATTACGCGGACCAGCATGGCGCGACGTCGCTTCGTATCATCCGCCCGCTTGGGCTGTGGTTTTGGGGAAAGGTTTGGACGGTCGTGGGGTGGTGTGAATTGCGCGATGACTTCCGGATGTTCCGTTTGGATCGAATTAAAGGAATGCAAGAAATCGGACCGTTCAAGGTTGAGAAAGGCCGGTCGTTGCGGGACTTTTATGCGACCGTCGATCGCGGTGCGCCTCGGTAA
- a CDS encoding VOC family protein, with the protein MTDQPQTQPMTAWIEIPVTDLDASHKFYDAAFGWSSQLVTDMGPNPIVILNGADNGGGGHLYPGKPAANSGTTVHLTVTDTLEATAERVGKAGGQVLGPIVDIPPGRFQYMTDLDGNSIGMFEVKAA; encoded by the coding sequence ATGACTGACCAACCCCAAACACAACCAATGACCGCATGGATCGAAATTCCGGTGACTGACCTCGACGCATCCCACAAGTTCTACGATGCCGCTTTTGGCTGGTCGTCCCAGTTGGTGACCGACATGGGCCCAAACCCGATTGTTATCCTGAACGGAGCTGACAACGGCGGCGGCGGGCACTTGTACCCGGGTAAGCCTGCGGCAAATTCTGGCACGACGGTTCATTTGACTGTGACCGATACGCTCGAAGCAACGGCCGAGCGCGTGGGCAAAGCTGGAGGACAGGTGCTTGGGCCGATCGTCGACATTCCGCCGGGTCGCTTTCAATACATGACTGATCTGGATGGCAACTCCATCGGCATGTTCGAAGTGAAAGCCGCTTAA
- a CDS encoding hydroxypyruvate isomerase family protein: MLFTEYPVLERPIEAAKAGFEGVEILFPYDVNAAELGAVLARAKMPLALINCPPPNYIDPDGPRGFAAVVGEETRFQQSFRRTIRYAGALGAEHVHIMAGVAEGPDARACFVENLKWAAAFAPKQSLTIEPINTHDMPGYFLNSFDLALEMLDEVDAPNLHLQFDAYHAARIEGDVLGVWDKVRHKVAHIQVGGVPDRHEPEGGDFDYPTFFKLLKKNNYKGWISGEYHPVGRTEENLSWIN; encoded by the coding sequence ATGCTGTTCACCGAATATCCTGTGCTTGAACGTCCGATTGAGGCGGCGAAAGCAGGGTTTGAAGGTGTGGAAATCCTTTTCCCGTATGACGTAAACGCAGCTGAGCTGGGCGCGGTGTTGGCACGGGCAAAGATGCCGCTGGCGCTGATAAACTGCCCACCCCCTAACTACATAGACCCAGATGGACCGCGCGGGTTCGCAGCGGTCGTTGGTGAAGAAACGCGGTTTCAGCAGTCTTTCCGACGCACGATCCGTTACGCAGGCGCGCTGGGCGCGGAGCATGTACATATTATGGCGGGCGTCGCCGAAGGGCCGGACGCGCGGGCGTGTTTCGTTGAAAACCTGAAATGGGCGGCGGCATTTGCGCCAAAGCAAAGCCTGACGATTGAGCCGATCAATACCCACGACATGCCGGGATATTTCCTGAACAGTTTCGATCTAGCGCTTGAGATGTTGGATGAAGTCGATGCGCCGAACCTGCATTTGCAATTTGATGCCTATCACGCCGCCCGAATCGAGGGCGACGTTTTGGGTGTTTGGGACAAGGTACGTCATAAAGTGGCGCATATTCAGGTCGGCGGCGTGCCGGATCGACATGAACCCGAAGGCGGTGATTTCGACTATCCAACTTTCTTTAAGCTACTGAAAAAGAATAACTATAAAGGGTGGATCAGCGGCGAATATCACCCAGTAGGACGGACCGAGGAAAATCTTTCTTGGATCAACTGA
- a CDS encoding DUF1285 domain-containing protein, whose amino-acid sequence MGKTNESDGSVTVSAESLASSARAAAKVRGLPPVEKWNPPFCGDLDMRIARDGTWFYLGTPIGRIELVKLFSTIIRKDGDDYFLVTPVEKVGITVEDAPFVAVDFERVGDNLRFETNVGDFAVAGADHPIRVVRDSETGEPSPYVLVRRNLEALIDRKSFYRLVDIGETANHDGEDWFGVRSGGQFFPIIPEAELDV is encoded by the coding sequence ATGGGGAAAACAAACGAAAGTGATGGATCGGTGACTGTTTCGGCGGAAAGTCTCGCATCGTCGGCACGCGCGGCGGCCAAAGTACGTGGTTTGCCCCCTGTTGAGAAGTGGAATCCGCCGTTTTGCGGTGATCTGGATATGCGGATCGCGCGGGACGGGACGTGGTTTTATTTGGGAACCCCGATAGGGCGGATTGAGCTAGTGAAGCTGTTTTCGACGATTATTCGCAAAGACGGGGACGACTATTTTCTGGTGACACCGGTTGAGAAGGTAGGAATCACTGTCGAAGATGCACCTTTCGTGGCGGTGGATTTTGAACGTGTTGGCGATAATTTGCGGTTCGAAACCAATGTCGGGGATTTTGCCGTGGCGGGGGCTGACCACCCAATTCGTGTGGTGCGGGATTCTGAAACGGGCGAGCCGAGCCCTTACGTTTTGGTGCGTCGCAACCTTGAGGCGTTGATAGATCGCAAATCGTTTTATCGGCTTGTCGATATTGGGGAGACGGCGAATCATGACGGCGAGGATTGGTTTGGCGTTAGGTCTGGCGGGCAATTTTTTCCGATCATTCCAGAGGCGGAGTTAGACGTTTAG
- a CDS encoding AAA family ATPase — protein MPSDAELVTQIETLGGKLAQARASIAKRFIGQDNVVDLTLTSLLCGGHALLIGLPGLGKTMLVDTLSTVMGLNGNRIQFTPDLMPADILGSEVLETAADGTRDFRFIEGPVFCQLLMADEINRASPRTQSALLQAMQEKEVTIAGEHRALGTPFHVLATQNPIEQEGTYPLPEAQLDRFLVQIDVPYPDRETERDILIATTGVAEGEASAVFTADELLEAQTLLRRMPVGDAIVEMILDLVRACRPDDETAPDLVKDTVSWGPGPRAAQALMLTVRANALLDGRLVPSAEDVRAMAAPVLTHRMALSFAARARGESLANVIDQVATQITSVSKAA, from the coding sequence ATGCCTTCCGACGCAGAGCTTGTGACCCAGATCGAAACCCTTGGCGGCAAACTGGCGCAAGCCCGCGCGTCCATCGCCAAACGCTTCATCGGGCAAGACAACGTCGTGGACCTGACGCTAACCTCGCTTCTATGTGGTGGACACGCATTGCTGATCGGTTTGCCCGGTTTGGGAAAGACGATGCTGGTCGACACGCTATCCACGGTAATGGGGCTAAACGGCAACCGGATCCAATTCACGCCTGATCTTATGCCTGCTGATATCCTCGGTTCCGAAGTTCTGGAGACCGCTGCTGATGGCACCCGTGATTTCCGCTTCATCGAAGGCCCTGTGTTCTGTCAGCTTCTGATGGCTGATGAAATCAACCGCGCCTCGCCGCGAACCCAGTCCGCACTGCTGCAAGCGATGCAGGAAAAGGAAGTCACCATCGCGGGCGAACACCGCGCGTTAGGAACGCCTTTCCATGTCCTCGCGACGCAAAACCCAATTGAGCAAGAAGGCACCTACCCGTTACCAGAAGCGCAACTTGACCGTTTCCTTGTCCAGATCGACGTGCCCTACCCAGACCGCGAAACCGAACGCGATATTCTGATCGCAACGACAGGTGTTGCTGAAGGTGAGGCCAGCGCCGTCTTCACAGCCGACGAACTCCTCGAAGCACAGACCTTGCTGCGCCGTATGCCAGTGGGTGATGCGATTGTGGAAATGATCCTCGACCTCGTCCGTGCCTGCCGTCCAGATGATGAAACAGCACCCGACTTGGTTAAAGACACCGTCAGCTGGGGGCCCGGTCCGCGTGCTGCACAAGCTTTGATGCTGACAGTTCGCGCCAACGCATTGCTTGACGGGCGCCTTGTTCCGTCCGCCGAAGACGTGCGTGCTATGGCTGCCCCTGTGTTGACGCACCGTATGGCGCTTTCCTTCGCGGCCCGCGCCCGCGGCGAAAGCCTCGCCAACGTGATCGACCAAGTCGCGACCCAAATCACAAGCGTTTCTAAAGCCGCATGA
- a CDS encoding DUF58 domain-containing protein: protein MSDAPLSLRSRAESLAAPFPPLLAEAEHLAATVMVGDHGRRRAGVGDTFWQYRPAQNHDEMRAIDWRRSARSDAQFVQDKEWQIAQSILLWVDQSASMSFTSLKDGTTKADRARALALATAILLLRGGERVGLTGNLLPPRRGETQVTQMAALLSEDHSDDFGTPNADGMLPHSRALFVSDFMGDLEGIETAMQKAAERDVRGALVQILDPTEEAFPFDGRTIFESMSGTLSHETLKARDLKSRYLDRLAERKDRLSQLARATGWQFHTHHTDSSATSALLWTFTALERRA from the coding sequence ATGAGCGATGCGCCCCTCTCTCTAAGGTCACGTGCCGAAAGCCTCGCCGCGCCGTTTCCGCCCCTGTTGGCCGAAGCAGAACACCTCGCCGCGACTGTGATGGTGGGCGATCATGGCCGCAGACGTGCAGGTGTTGGCGATACCTTCTGGCAGTACCGGCCAGCGCAAAACCACGACGAAATGCGTGCCATTGATTGGCGTCGCTCGGCACGGTCTGACGCCCAGTTCGTGCAGGACAAAGAATGGCAGATCGCACAATCCATCCTTCTTTGGGTCGATCAATCTGCATCGATGTCTTTCACCTCGCTCAAAGACGGCACAACCAAAGCGGATCGCGCACGCGCCCTCGCGCTAGCCACTGCAATTCTACTTCTGCGCGGCGGCGAACGTGTTGGGTTAACAGGTAATCTTCTCCCCCCACGGCGCGGCGAAACCCAAGTCACCCAAATGGCCGCGCTCTTGTCGGAAGACCACTCCGACGACTTCGGCACGCCAAACGCGGACGGCATGCTCCCCCATTCTCGCGCCCTGTTTGTCTCTGACTTTATGGGCGACCTCGAAGGCATAGAAACCGCAATGCAAAAAGCCGCCGAACGCGATGTGCGCGGCGCGCTTGTGCAAATCCTCGACCCGACCGAGGAAGCCTTTCCCTTCGATGGGCGCACTATTTTTGAGTCCATGTCCGGCACGCTGAGCCACGAAACTCTCAAAGCACGCGACCTAAAATCGCGCTACTTAGATCGCCTCGCTGAGCGCAAGGATCGCCTGTCCCAACTCGCCCGCGCGACTGGTTGGCAATTTCACACCCATCACACCGATAGTTCCGCGACTTCTGCCTTGCTCTGGACTTTCACCGCACTGGAACGCCGCGCATGA
- a CDS encoding DUF4159 domain-containing protein, protein MLSIGPIAFATPWLLLGLLILPILWLLLRAVPPAPIHRRFPGVALLLGLSDDSTQTDRTPWWLLLLRLLAVAAIITAFAGPVLNPKDETPGSGPLLVLVDGTWADARDWPRRVDRIDAALAEAARDGRTAALVTLTDLPPEAPVFQDAQAVGQRIAALTPHPFEPNEEAVMEWAKTLTGSFDTFWMSDGLARDGRETLLSVLETHGTVTAFESPRPIFGLRAAQVVDGDVSVTVLRAASGVGSQTSVAAIGLDPAGIERQLATAPASFEAGSTETTATFDLPPELRNRVTRFEIRGVRSAGAVTLTDDALKRREVALLAGASEREALELLSPLHYLERALIPTADLIEGSLEDVLLANPDVIILADVATMTAIETDTMIEWVENGGLLVRFAGPRLAASDISRIDEDPLMPVRLRVGGRSIGGAMSWGEPKELAPFPDTSPFFGLPIPNDVAITAQVMAQPDPTLASRVIAQLADGTPLVTRKLTGEGSIVLFHVTANAEWSTLPISGLFVQMLERLAVSTRPAAPTADDLTGTIWMPEDVLNAFGELDRADTLSGVAGEDLATARPTAAMLPGLYAGEDRRIAVNAIGREGTLTAATWPARIAVEGLDVVRETLLKGWLLAAALVLLTIDIIASLALSGRLRGPRASAAATVLVALLFAPQNVRAQEDSFAITSTADVVLAYVITGDTRVDEMSDAGLYGLSNTLFQRTSIEPSFPVGIDLETDELAFFPFIYWPITADQQLPTREAYTKLNRYLRSGGMILFDTRDADLARFGSSSPAGRKLQAIARGLDIPALEPIPQDHVLTRTFYLLQDFPGRHPGRDVWVEAAPADAELSEGMPFRDLNDGVTPVVIGGNDWAAAWATDQLGNPLVPIGRGQAGNRQREIALRFGVNLIMHVLTGNYKSDQVHVPSLLDRLGQ, encoded by the coding sequence ATGCTGAGCATCGGCCCCATCGCCTTCGCCACCCCGTGGCTGCTCCTCGGATTGCTCATCTTGCCAATTTTGTGGCTACTGCTTCGTGCGGTGCCACCCGCACCAATTCACCGCCGCTTTCCTGGTGTCGCGCTATTGCTTGGTCTTTCCGACGACAGCACACAAACAGATCGAACCCCTTGGTGGCTCCTACTTCTGCGCCTTCTCGCCGTTGCCGCGATCATTACTGCCTTCGCTGGTCCTGTGTTGAATCCGAAAGACGAAACACCGGGCTCGGGCCCATTGTTGGTCCTTGTTGACGGAACTTGGGCCGACGCCCGCGACTGGCCACGCCGCGTTGACCGGATTGATGCTGCTTTGGCTGAGGCCGCCCGCGATGGCCGCACCGCGGCTCTCGTAACCCTCACAGATTTGCCGCCAGAAGCACCCGTGTTCCAAGATGCGCAAGCCGTTGGGCAACGGATTGCAGCGCTCACGCCGCACCCGTTTGAGCCGAATGAAGAAGCGGTTATGGAATGGGCTAAAACCCTGACCGGATCCTTCGACACATTCTGGATGTCAGACGGCCTCGCACGTGACGGCCGCGAAACCTTGCTCTCCGTGCTTGAAACCCATGGAACAGTCACCGCGTTTGAATCGCCTCGCCCCATCTTTGGGCTGCGCGCCGCACAGGTTGTTGACGGCGACGTTTCCGTAACAGTCCTGCGTGCGGCAAGTGGCGTTGGCTCGCAAACCAGTGTTGCCGCAATCGGCCTTGATCCGGCGGGCATCGAACGCCAGCTTGCAACCGCACCTGCGAGCTTTGAGGCCGGCAGTACAGAAACGACTGCAACTTTCGATCTTCCCCCCGAGTTACGCAACCGCGTGACCCGTTTTGAAATTCGTGGCGTACGCTCAGCTGGTGCGGTCACCCTAACGGATGACGCGTTGAAACGTCGCGAAGTTGCCTTGTTGGCTGGTGCAAGCGAGCGTGAAGCGCTGGAACTGCTTTCCCCGCTTCACTACCTAGAACGGGCACTTATCCCAACGGCAGACCTGATTGAAGGCTCGCTCGAAGACGTCCTTCTTGCCAATCCTGATGTGATCATTCTTGCTGATGTGGCGACGATGACAGCCATTGAAACTGACACTATGATCGAGTGGGTTGAGAACGGCGGCTTGCTGGTCCGCTTCGCAGGTCCACGCCTTGCCGCGTCCGACATTAGCCGCATTGACGAAGACCCGTTGATGCCCGTCCGCCTGCGCGTTGGCGGACGCTCCATTGGTGGAGCGATGTCATGGGGAGAACCCAAAGAGCTTGCGCCGTTCCCAGACACCAGCCCGTTCTTTGGCCTGCCAATCCCGAACGATGTGGCGATCACCGCCCAAGTTATGGCGCAACCGGACCCGACATTGGCTAGCCGCGTTATTGCGCAGTTGGCGGATGGTACCCCGCTTGTGACACGCAAACTTACTGGCGAAGGATCAATTGTGTTGTTCCACGTCACAGCCAATGCAGAATGGTCGACGCTGCCGATTTCTGGGTTGTTTGTGCAAATGCTGGAACGTCTCGCCGTGTCCACACGTCCCGCCGCGCCGACGGCTGACGATCTAACAGGAACAATATGGATGCCCGAAGACGTATTAAATGCCTTTGGCGAACTTGATCGCGCCGACACATTGTCCGGCGTTGCGGGAGAAGACCTTGCGACGGCACGCCCGACTGCAGCGATGTTACCCGGCCTTTATGCTGGCGAAGACCGTCGCATCGCAGTGAATGCAATTGGTCGCGAAGGAACACTCACGGCGGCAACTTGGCCTGCGCGTATCGCTGTTGAAGGGCTTGATGTGGTCCGTGAAACGCTGCTGAAGGGATGGCTTTTGGCTGCGGCGCTTGTTCTGCTGACCATCGACATCATTGCGTCATTGGCTTTGTCTGGTCGATTGCGTGGCCCGCGTGCAAGTGCTGCGGCGACGGTTTTGGTTGCTTTGCTTTTCGCTCCGCAAAACGTGCGCGCGCAAGAGGACAGTTTCGCAATCACGTCGACTGCTGACGTCGTATTGGCCTATGTCATCACAGGTGACACCCGCGTTGATGAGATGTCGGATGCTGGGCTTTACGGGCTGTCCAACACGCTATTCCAACGCACCTCAATTGAGCCGTCCTTTCCGGTAGGCATTGACCTTGAAACCGACGAGCTGGCGTTCTTCCCGTTCATCTACTGGCCCATAACTGCCGATCAGCAATTGCCGACCCGAGAGGCATACACCAAGCTGAACCGCTATCTTCGTTCGGGCGGAATGATCCTGTTTGATACGCGCGATGCAGACCTTGCGCGTTTCGGCTCGTCCTCGCCCGCAGGACGCAAGCTACAAGCGATTGCACGTGGTCTAGATATTCCGGCGCTGGAACCCATCCCGCAAGACCATGTGCTGACGCGCACGTTCTATTTGCTCCAAGATTTTCCGGGCCGTCACCCTGGCCGTGATGTTTGGGTTGAGGCCGCCCCTGCGGACGCTGAACTGTCTGAAGGCATGCCGTTTCGTGACCTGAATGATGGCGTCACACCAGTTGTGATTGGCGGGAATGATTGGGCGGCGGCATGGGCCACGGACCAGCTTGGCAATCCACTTGTTCCGATTGGGCGTGGGCAAGCGGGCAATCGGCAACGTGAAATTGCGCTGCGCTTTGGTGTGAACCTGATCATGCATGTGTTGACGGGTAACTATAAGTCGGATCAGGTCCACGTGCCTTCCCTGCTGGATCGGTTGGGGCAATGA
- a CDS encoding DUF599 domain-containing protein, with protein sequence METITNLGSLNGLDIIALLIFVAVWQGISWWIEHPTAKHPSVTVLMSEYRRKWMLVMITRQPRIFDAQMMTSLRQGTSFFASTSLLAMGGLLALIGNVDPLQNVTMQIGHLETPAMELQTKLLLVLVLLGNAFLKFVWANRVFGYCSVMMGAVPNDPADPQAVPLARKAAELNIRAAMNFNRGLRSMYFALGAVAWIAGAWALLAACLAIGFLVWSREFTSIPREIILNDIPDTKV encoded by the coding sequence ATGGAAACTATCACAAATTTAGGCAGCCTGAACGGGCTAGATATCATTGCGTTGCTGATTTTCGTTGCCGTCTGGCAAGGTATCAGCTGGTGGATCGAACACCCCACCGCAAAGCACCCTTCGGTGACCGTTTTGATGTCGGAATACCGGCGAAAGTGGATGCTGGTTATGATCACGCGCCAGCCTAGAATTTTTGACGCGCAAATGATGACGAGCCTGCGCCAAGGCACGTCCTTTTTCGCCTCGACTTCATTGCTGGCTATGGGGGGGCTGTTGGCCTTGATCGGCAATGTAGACCCTTTACAGAACGTCACCATGCAGATCGGTCATTTGGAAACCCCTGCAATGGAGCTTCAAACAAAACTGCTATTGGTGCTTGTTCTTTTGGGCAATGCATTCCTGAAATTCGTCTGGGCAAACCGTGTGTTTGGGTATTGCTCGGTGATGATGGGCGCGGTTCCAAATGACCCTGCTGACCCGCAAGCCGTTCCATTGGCACGCAAAGCAGCGGAACTGAACATCCGCGCAGCAATGAATTTTAACCGTGGGCTTCGGTCTATGTACTTTGCACTGGGGGCAGTTGCGTGGATCGCTGGCGCATGGGCGCTTCTTGCGGCGTGTCTGGCGATCGGATTTCTTGTCTGGTCTCGCGAGTTCACATCGATACCGCGCGAAATTATCTTAAACGATATTCCCGACACCAAAGTGTGA